From Salvelinus namaycush isolate Seneca chromosome 27, SaNama_1.0, whole genome shotgun sequence, the proteins below share one genomic window:
- the LOC120022157 gene encoding ubiquilin-4-like translates to MADNGGADPVNNNNDTTVGLEGTIIKVTVKTPKDKEEIAISEDASVTQFKEEISRRFKAKQDQLVLIFAGKILKDGDSLNQHGIKDGLTVHLVIKTAHKAGDGASSSSSFTTQVGSSSGNSSGPSSSAHPSTVGSTGGPASAPPQTPNILTGFGGLSSLSSMGMGSANFMELQQQMQSQLMSNPEMLSQIMENPLVQNMMSNPDLMRQMIVANPQMQQLMERNPEISHMLNNPELMRQTMELARNPAMMQEMMRNQDRALSNLESIPGGYNALRRMYTDIQEPMFSAARDQFGNNPFSALGGNSDGGVQPSRTENREPLPNPWGSTNPSEGGGGTGTTGSSTTGSTTPNVSNPLGVNSASLGNGMFSSPGMQSLMQQISENPQLMQNMLSAPYMRSIMQSLAQNPDMASQVLMNNPLLAGNPQLQEQFRSQLPVFLQQMQNPEALSVMTNPRAMQALLQIQQGLQTLQTEAPGLMPSLAPGGLPGGLPGGLPGGLLGGLPGGIPTTPLSTGGGVAPENPASSPSAGENPAQQLMMQQMLQMFAGGNSSSQTPEVQFQQQLEQLGAMGFINREANLQALIATGGDVNAAIERLLGSQPS, encoded by the exons ATGGCGGACAACGGCGGCGCAGATCCTGTTAATAACAACAATGATACAACTGTTGGTTTGGAGGGAACTATTATTAAGGTCACAGTCAAAACCCCAAAAGACAAGGAGGAAATCGCCATCTCGGAAGATGCCTCTGTCACTCAG tttaaAGAGGAGATCTCACGGAGGTTCAAAGCCAAGCAGGATCAGTTGGTTCTGATCTTTGCAGGGAAGATACTGAAAGACGGGGACTCTCTCAACCAGCATGGCATCAAGGATGGCCTGACAGTCCATCTGGTCATAAAGACAGCACACAA GGCAGGAGATGGCGCTAgttcctcttcctccttcaccaCCCAGGTGGGCAGCAGTAGTGGCAACTCCTCTGGCCCCAGTTCTTCAGCCCACCCTTCTACTGTAGGGTCCACTGGAGGCCCTGCCTCAGCACCCCCACAGACCCCCAACATACTGA cTGGGTTCGGTGGCTTGTCCAGCCTGAGCAGCATGGGCATGGGCTCCGCTAACTTCATGGAGCTGCAGCAGCAGATGCAGAGCCAGCTGATGTCTAACCCGGAGATGCTGTCCCAGATCATGGAGAACCCCCTGGTGCAGAACATGATGTCCAACCCAGACCTGATGAGGCAGATGATTGTGGCCAACCCCCAGATGCAGCAGCTGATGGAGCGCAACCCCGAGATCTCCCACATGCTCAACAACCCAGAGCTTATGAGACAG ACCATGGAGCTGGCCAGGAACCCTGCCATGATGCAGGAAATGATGCGTAACCAGGACCGGGCGCTTAGCAACCTGGAGAGCATCCCCGGAGGCTACAATGCCCTGCGCAGGATGTACACAGACATCCAGGAACCTATGTTCAGCGCAGCACGAGACCAG tttGGAAACAACCCTTTCTCAGCCCTGGGGGGCAACTCTGACGGGGGGGTGCAGCCGTCGAGGACAGAGAACCGGGAGCCCCTGCCCAACCCCTGGGGTTCAACTAACCCCTCTGAGGGTGGAGGGGGCACTGGCACCACAGGCTCCTCTACCACTGGCAGCACCACCCCCAATGTGTCCAACCCTCTGGGCGTCAACTCTGCCAGTCTGGGTAACG gcaTGTTCAGCAGTCCGGGCATGCAGAGTCTGATGCAGCAGATCTCGGAGAACCCCCAGCTGATGCAGAACATGCTGTCTGCTCCCTACATGCGCAGTATCATGCAGTCTCTGGCCCAGAACCCTGACATGGCCTCCCAG GTGTTGATGAATAACCCTCTGTTGGCTGGAAACCCCCAGCTGCAGGAACAGTTCAGGAGCCAGCTGCCCGTCTTCCTgcagcag ATGCAGAACCCAGAGGCTCTTTCTGTGATGACCAACCCCCGTGCCATGCAGGCTCTCCTCCAGATACAACAGGGCCTACAGACACTGCAGACAGAGGCACCGGGACTCATGCCAAg TTTGGCACCAGGTGGACTGCCAGGAGGTCTCCCTGGAGGTCTACCAGGGGGACTACTGGGCGGATTACCAGGTGGAATACCCACAACTCCCCTGTCCACGGGAGGGGGTGTGGCTCCAGAGAACCCTGCCTCTTCGCCGAGTGCTGGGGAAAACCCAGCCCAGCAACTGATGATGCAGCAGATGCTCCAAATGTTCGCAGGAGGGAATTCCTCG AGCCAGACCCCGGAGGTGCAGTTCCAGCAGCAGCTGGAGCAGCTGGGTGCTATGGGCTTCATTAACAGAGAGGCCAACCTGCAGGCCCTGATCGCTACCGGAGGAGATGTCAACGCTGCCATCGAGAGACTGCTGGGCTCACAGCCCTCATAA
- the LOC120022090 gene encoding lens fiber membrane intrinsic protein-like: MHSFMGGGLFCAMVGNILLVVSMATDYWMQYRLSGSFAHQGLWRYCMSGKCYMQTDSIAYWNATRAFMILSGMSCFAGIIAGILSFAHFSAFERFNRSFAAGIMFFISTLFVLLAMAIYTGVTVNFLGKRFGDWRFSWSYILGWVALLMTFFAGIFYMCAYRMHECRRGGGPTR, encoded by the exons ATGCATAGCTTCATGGGCGGGGGCCTATTCTGTGCCATGGTGGGGAACATCCTGCTGGTGGTTTCAATGGCAACAGACTACTGGATGCAGTACCGCCTGTCAGGCAGCTTCGCCCACCAGGGcctgtggaggtactgcatgtCAGGCAAATGTTACATGCAGACGGACAGCATCG CGTACTGGAATGCCACCCGTGCCTTTATGATCCTGTCAGGGATGTCGTGCTTCGCGGGCATCATTGCGGGCATCCTCTCCTTCGCCCACTTCTCCGCCTTCGAGAGGTTCAACCGCTCCTTCGCTGCAGGGATCATGTTTTTCATCTCCA CTTTATTTGTTCTGCTGGCGATGGCCATCTACACGGGTGTGACAGTGAACTTCCTGGGCAAGCGCTTCGGTGACTGGCGTTTCTCTTGGTCTTACATATTGGGCTGGGTGGCACTGCTCATGACCTTCTTTGCAG GGATATTTTACATGTGTGCCTACAGAATGCATGAATGTAGGAGAGGAGGCGGCCCTACACGCTAG